One region of Gemmatimonadaceae bacterium genomic DNA includes:
- a CDS encoding lysophospholipid acyltransferase family protein: MRSLFVGLVALLMTAVLAPVVIIAGLFRVKQGPDSIYARCVRLWARSVNWSAGVRVRVHGERLPAGQGAVYCANHVSWFDIFALASEVPWCSFIAKSELRKIPLFGFAAQVVGIVFLDRDNRKAAFESYEMAAGAVKGGRSIIVCPEGTRGFDYHLRPFKKGPFVFAIASQAPLIPTIVHGAREVMPKGSFRIRSGVIDLHFLDPIPTEGLDYEARSELTTTVWSVMDDALHRLYGVSSSERAIAAAGERQE, translated from the coding sequence ATGCGAAGTCTCTTCGTCGGCCTCGTCGCTCTGCTGATGACAGCCGTGCTCGCCCCGGTCGTCATCATCGCCGGACTTTTTCGGGTAAAGCAGGGCCCGGACTCGATCTACGCGCGTTGTGTCCGCCTCTGGGCTCGCTCCGTCAACTGGTCGGCGGGCGTACGCGTGCGCGTACACGGCGAGCGTTTGCCGGCCGGTCAGGGCGCCGTCTACTGCGCCAACCACGTGAGTTGGTTCGACATCTTCGCGCTCGCCTCCGAGGTGCCGTGGTGCAGCTTCATCGCCAAGTCGGAATTGCGGAAGATCCCGCTCTTCGGCTTTGCCGCCCAAGTCGTCGGCATCGTGTTTCTCGACCGTGACAACCGAAAGGCCGCATTCGAGTCGTATGAGATGGCCGCCGGCGCGGTCAAGGGAGGGCGGTCGATCATCGTGTGCCCCGAGGGGACGCGCGGGTTCGACTACCATCTCCGTCCCTTCAAGAAAGGACCGTTCGTGTTCGCCATCGCGTCGCAGGCCCCGCTCATCCCAACCATCGTCCACGGGGCGCGCGAGGTCATGCCCAAAGGGTCGTTCCGGATTCGCTCCGGGGTGATCGACCTACATTTCCTCGATCCGATTCCGACGGAGGGTCTCGACTACGAGGCGCGGAGCGAGTTGACGACGACGGTTTGGTCGGTGATGGACGACGCGCTCCATCGTCTATACGGCGTCAGTTCCTCAGAGCGCGCCATCGCCGCCGCCGGCGAACGCCAAGAGTGA
- the eno gene encoding phosphopyruvate hydratase, which translates to MITITEIKAREILDSRGNPTLEADVICSNGTTARAAVPSGASTGEHEAVELRDGDSDRYGGKGVLNAAQNVEETIAPALIGQTVTDQLAIDGAMIELDGTPNKSSLGANAMLAVSLACARAGAMASGQPLYRYLGGPLARVMPVPMMNILNGGAHATNSVDFQEFMIVPVGAESFAEALRMGAEVFHSLKKVLVRRKLATGVGDEGGFAPDLRDDEEALKVILEAIDAAGYTAGKEIALALDVAASELYADGVYTFKKSSGAKKDAQGMIELYQSWLDEYPIVSIEDGLAEDDWDGWAKLTSALGDRCQLVGDDIFVTNTERLARGIESGVGNAILIKVNQIGTLSETLEAIEMARAAGYLSIISHRSGETEDTFIADLSVATGTGQIKTGSASRTDRVAKYNQLLRIEEELGASAEFPGGALYGL; encoded by the coding sequence ATGATCACCATCACGGAAATCAAAGCCCGCGAGATTCTCGACAGCCGGGGCAACCCCACGCTCGAGGCGGACGTCATCTGCTCCAACGGCACGACGGCCCGCGCCGCGGTGCCGAGCGGCGCGAGCACCGGCGAGCACGAAGCCGTCGAGCTGCGCGACGGCGATTCGGATCGATACGGGGGAAAGGGCGTCCTCAACGCCGCGCAGAACGTCGAAGAGACGATCGCACCGGCGCTCATCGGCCAGACGGTCACCGACCAGCTGGCGATCGACGGGGCCATGATCGAGCTCGATGGCACGCCCAACAAGTCGAGCCTCGGCGCGAACGCGATGCTCGCCGTGTCGTTGGCTTGCGCGCGCGCCGGCGCGATGGCCTCGGGACAGCCGCTCTATCGATACCTCGGCGGCCCGCTCGCGCGCGTGATGCCCGTGCCGATGATGAACATCCTCAACGGCGGCGCGCACGCCACCAACAGCGTGGACTTTCAGGAATTCATGATCGTGCCGGTCGGTGCCGAGTCGTTCGCCGAAGCGCTTCGTATGGGCGCGGAGGTATTTCACTCGCTCAAGAAGGTGCTCGTGCGCCGCAAGCTGGCGACGGGCGTCGGCGACGAAGGCGGGTTCGCGCCCGATCTGCGCGACGACGAAGAAGCGCTCAAGGTGATCCTCGAGGCAATTGATGCAGCCGGCTATACGGCAGGGAAGGAAATAGCCCTCGCGCTCGACGTCGCGGCGAGCGAGCTGTACGCGGACGGCGTCTACACGTTCAAGAAGAGCAGCGGCGCGAAGAAGGACGCGCAGGGGATGATCGAGCTGTATCAGAGCTGGCTCGACGAGTATCCGATCGTATCTATAGAAGACGGCCTCGCCGAGGACGACTGGGACGGCTGGGCGAAGCTCACGTCCGCGCTTGGCGACCGCTGTCAGTTGGTCGGCGACGACATTTTCGTCACGAATACGGAGCGTCTGGCGCGCGGCATCGAGAGCGGCGTCGGCAACGCGATCCTCATCAAGGTGAACCAGATCGGCACGCTCAGCGAAACGCTCGAGGCGATCGAGATGGCGCGCGCCGCCGGGTATCTCTCGATCATCTCGCACCGCTCGGGCGAGACCGAAGACACCTTTATCGCCGATTTGTCCGTTGCGACAGGGACGGGTCAGATCAAGACCGGCTCGGCGAGCCGCACCGACCGCGTCGCGAAGTACAACCAACTGTTGCGCATCGAGGAGGAGCTGGGCGCGTCGGCCGAGTTCCCCGGCGGCGCGCTGTACGGCCTGTAG
- a CDS encoding septum formation initiator family protein produces MASAMAPVLKRLGIAVLAVVAVWFAIEGGEFSTLDLFRQRSETARITKSIDSLQHVVDSLKQYADRVQKDPATQERIAREVFGMVRGNKELLYRFTTPADSAGRKR; encoded by the coding sequence ATGGCGTCGGCGATGGCGCCGGTGCTGAAGCGTCTCGGCATCGCCGTGCTGGCGGTCGTGGCCGTCTGGTTCGCGATCGAGGGCGGGGAATTCAGCACGCTCGATCTCTTCCGCCAGCGCAGCGAGACCGCGCGCATCACGAAGTCGATCGACTCGTTGCAGCACGTCGTCGATTCCCTCAAGCAATACGCCGACAGAGTCCAAAAGGACCCCGCGACGCAGGAGCGCATCGCGCGCGAGGTGTTCGGCATGGTGCGGGGGAACAAAGAACTCTTATATAGGTTTACGACACCGGCGGATAGCGCGGGCCGGAAACGGTAG